One window of Candidatus Hydrogenedens sp. genomic DNA carries:
- the uvrA gene encoding excinuclease ABC subunit UvrA — translation MSKSEYIVIRGARQHNLANINLDLPRNKLIVITGLSGSGKSSLAFDTLYAEGQRRYVESLSAYARQFLEQMEKPDVDHIEGLSPAISIEQKTVHRNPRSTVGTVTEIYDYLRLLFARVGTPHCYKCGKVISAQTPQQIVDNIMGFPEQTKIQILAPVVRQRKGNYTKLFEEIKKSGFVRVRVNKTMYHVDDEIKLERYKKHDIEIVVDRLVIKSDIQKRLTDSIETALKLGNGLVRIWYESPGNQPQEILQSEKLSCIDCNISVEELEPRMFSFNNPHGACPVCTGLGTVTEIDPELVVPNPELSIAEGAVEPWSQRPILDSMYRKTLRIICEHYGESPLTPWKNLSDKFKEIILYGSGEEYIRFTYHMANSSYETYKPFEGVIPNLERRYKETQSNRAREMIEKYMATHICRSCQGTRLKPESRAVRINGKNIVDVTRMSIKEARSFFESLQLSEFQKRVAERILKEINLRLSFLMDVGLDYLTLDRSAGTLSGGESQRIRLASQIGSGLVGVIYVLDEPSIGLHPRDTNRLIETLIKLRDLGNTVIVVEHDESTIRSADHVIDLGPGAGVHGGKIVAQGPPSKIAKCADSWTGKYLAGKFHVFCPKERRKPCNKWLTLRGASLNNLKNIDVSFPLGLFVCVTGVSGSGKSSLINETLFPAVQNAILKRKPETKLFYSQIEGIQNIDKVIDIDQSPIGRTPRSNPATYTGLFTPIRELFSKVPEAKARGYSAGRFSFNVKGGRCEACEGNGYLTIEMQFLPDVYIPCGTCHGKRYNRDTLQIQYKGKNIAEVLDMTVEDAMDFFKNIPQISRPLETLFEVGLGYINLGQPATTLSGGEAQRVKLATELLKRHTGNTLYILDEPTTGLHAVDVDKLLRVLHRLVDLGNTVVVIEHNLEVIRTADWIIDLGPEGGDKGGYIVAEGPPEDIIKVKKSYTGEHLKAKLDNIV, via the coding sequence TATTGTTATACGCGGAGCACGGCAACATAATCTTGCTAATATCAATCTGGATTTACCAAGGAACAAACTCATCGTAATAACCGGATTAAGTGGTTCCGGAAAATCCAGCCTTGCTTTTGATACTCTTTATGCGGAAGGACAGAGGCGATATGTAGAAAGTCTTTCGGCGTATGCCCGTCAATTCCTGGAACAAATGGAGAAACCGGATGTAGACCATATTGAAGGGTTAAGTCCGGCTATTTCAATAGAACAAAAAACTGTTCATAGGAATCCGCGTTCCACTGTTGGCACTGTAACCGAAATATATGATTATTTGCGGTTGCTTTTTGCTCGTGTGGGAACTCCCCATTGCTACAAATGTGGCAAGGTAATTTCTGCTCAGACACCGCAACAAATTGTAGATAATATTATGGGTTTTCCGGAACAGACAAAAATCCAAATTTTAGCCCCTGTGGTTCGTCAAAGAAAAGGAAACTATACAAAATTATTTGAGGAGATTAAAAAATCTGGATTTGTTCGTGTTCGTGTGAACAAAACGATGTATCATGTAGATGATGAAATTAAATTAGAGCGGTATAAAAAACATGATATTGAAATTGTGGTAGATAGACTTGTTATAAAATCGGATATACAGAAACGATTAACGGATTCTATAGAAACTGCATTAAAATTGGGGAATGGGCTGGTTCGTATCTGGTATGAATCGCCGGGAAATCAACCTCAAGAAATACTACAAAGTGAAAAACTTTCCTGTATTGATTGCAATATCTCCGTTGAAGAGTTAGAGCCTCGAATGTTCTCTTTTAATAATCCTCACGGTGCATGTCCTGTATGTACTGGTTTGGGGACTGTGACTGAAATTGACCCGGAACTTGTTGTTCCTAATCCGGAACTGTCTATAGCAGAAGGTGCAGTTGAACCCTGGAGTCAGCGTCCCATTCTCGACTCTATGTATCGAAAGACTCTTCGTATTATCTGTGAACATTATGGGGAAAGTCCTTTAACCCCATGGAAGAACTTATCGGATAAATTCAAAGAGATTATTCTTTATGGTTCAGGAGAGGAATATATTCGATTTACCTATCACATGGCGAATAGCAGTTATGAGACCTATAAACCTTTTGAAGGAGTTATTCCAAATTTGGAACGACGGTATAAAGAGACTCAATCCAATCGTGCACGGGAAATGATAGAAAAATATATGGCTACCCATATATGTCGTTCCTGTCAGGGGACAAGGTTAAAGCCTGAATCGCGTGCTGTTCGAATAAATGGAAAGAATATTGTAGATGTGACGCGGATGTCTATAAAAGAAGCACGGTCTTTTTTTGAAAGTTTGCAGTTGTCTGAATTCCAGAAAAGGGTAGCAGAGAGAATATTAAAGGAAATCAACCTACGATTGTCATTTCTTATGGATGTTGGGTTAGACTATCTGACTTTAGACCGTAGTGCGGGAACATTATCGGGAGGTGAATCACAACGGATTCGTTTGGCAAGCCAAATTGGGTCGGGACTGGTTGGTGTTATTTATGTTTTAGATGAGCCCAGTATTGGACTACATCCTCGTGATACAAATCGTTTAATTGAAACATTGATAAAACTCAGGGATTTAGGAAATACCGTTATTGTAGTTGAACATGATGAGTCAACGATTCGTTCCGCAGACCATGTTATTGATTTAGGACCTGGTGCGGGTGTGCATGGTGGCAAAATTGTTGCCCAGGGACCACCATCAAAGATTGCAAAATGTGCTGATTCGTGGACGGGTAAATACCTCGCCGGGAAATTCCATGTTTTTTGCCCCAAAGAGCGAAGGAAGCCGTGTAATAAATGGCTTACTCTACGAGGTGCTTCATTAAATAATTTAAAAAATATAGATGTGTCTTTCCCTTTGGGATTATTTGTTTGTGTAACAGGAGTTTCGGGTTCTGGAAAATCCAGTTTAATCAATGAAACTTTATTTCCTGCGGTTCAGAATGCCATTCTTAAAAGAAAACCCGAAACCAAACTATTCTATTCACAAATAGAAGGGATACAGAACATTGATAAAGTAATAGATATAGACCAGTCGCCTATTGGGAGAACGCCTCGTTCAAATCCAGCAACTTATACAGGTTTGTTTACTCCTATTCGTGAATTATTTAGCAAGGTGCCGGAAGCAAAAGCGCGTGGATATAGTGCAGGTAGGTTTAGTTTTAATGTAAAAGGAGGGCGGTGTGAAGCATGTGAGGGGAATGGATATTTAACTATCGAGATGCAATTTCTACCGGATGTGTATATTCCCTGTGGTACCTGTCATGGTAAGAGGTATAATCGTGATACTTTACAAATCCAGTACAAAGGTAAAAATATAGCAGAGGTGCTAGACATGACTGTTGAGGACGCTATGGACTTCTTTAAAAATATTCCTCAAATATCGCGTCCTTTAGAAACCTTATTTGAAGTAGGTTTGGGATATATTAATTTAGGGCAACCTGCAACGACACTTTCAGGAGGGGAGGCACAACGGGTTAAGTTAGCCACAGAATTGTTAAAAAGGCATACTGGAAATACGCTTTATATTCTGGATGAGCCTACCACAGGGTTGCATGCAGTTGATGTAGACAAACTACTTCGAGTGTTACACCGACTTGTAGATTTGGGGAATACGGTTGTTGTAATAGAGCATAATCTTGAAGTTATTCGAACGGCTGATTGGATTATAGACCTGGGTCCAGAGGGAGGTGATAAGGGAGGATATATTGTTGCAGAAGGTCCACCGGAAGATATAATAAAGGTAAAGAAATCATATACAGGCGAGCATTTAA